One part of the Candidatus Desulfatibia profunda genome encodes these proteins:
- a CDS encoding BrnT family toxin — protein MDINYNFEWDPRKAHDNRDKHGITFDEAATVFRDSKALSIFDPDHSESEDRWITLGISEKGRLLIVIHTFREESEHDVTIRIISSRKATKQETKKYGECS, from the coding sequence ATGGACATAAATTACAATTTCGAGTGGGATCCAAGAAAGGCCCATGACAATCGAGACAAACATGGTATAACCTTTGACGAAGCAGCAACGGTATTTAGAGATTCAAAGGCACTTTCCATATTTGATCCAGACCACAGTGAAAGTGAGGATAGATGGATAACTTTGGGTATTTCGGAGAAAGGAAGGTTACTGATTGTTATCCATACATTTCGAGAAGAAAGTGAACATGATGTCACGATCAGGATTATTTCAAGCCGGAAAGCTACAAAACAAGAAACCAAAAAATACGGTGAATGCTCATGA
- a CDS encoding antitoxin: protein MAKIKLDKEEKDILDSYERGEWKSVKNLEEEIEKHRGYARQTLKKDKRVNIRISSMVLEELQTRAVEDGMPYQTLISSILHRFVTGRLIEKPKSNKSFENDA from the coding sequence ATGGCTAAAATAAAGCTTGATAAAGAAGAAAAGGATATTCTTGATAGTTATGAACGGGGAGAATGGAAATCCGTAAAAAACCTTGAAGAAGAAATCGAAAAACATAGAGGGTACGCACGTCAGACTTTAAAAAAGGATAAGCGAGTAAATATTCGGATCTCATCCATGGTACTTGAAGAGCTTCAAACAAGGGCTGTTGAAGATGGCATGCCTTATCAAACACTAATATCCAGCATCCTGCATCGATTTGTAACAGGAAGGCTTATTGAAAAACCAAAGTCGAACAAGTCATTTGAGAATGACGCATAA
- a CDS encoding BrnT family toxin, with translation MTYYKWNHEKNEKLKAERGIGFEQVILHIERGDLLDVVEHPNQSNYPNQQMLVVKIKDYAYLVPFVEDEEGKFLKTIIPSRKATREYLGG, from the coding sequence ATGACATATTATAAATGGAATCATGAAAAAAATGAAAAACTTAAAGCTGAACGCGGCATAGGTTTTGAACAAGTAATCCTACACATTGAACGTGGTGACCTTCTCGATGTAGTTGAACACCCGAATCAATCTAACTATCCGAATCAGCAAATGCTGGTTGTCAAAATCAAAGACTATGCTTATCTGGTTCCATTTGTTGAGGATGAGGAAGGTAAATTTTTAAAAACAATAATTCCTAGTCGAAAAGCGACTCGTGAGTATTTGGGAGGATGA
- the pyrF gene encoding orotidine-5'-phosphate decarboxylase, whose amino-acid sequence MRQAKDHIIFPLDVPSVEAAKYYVELLSGSVGLFKVGLELFIRSGPEIIHFINASDAAGVFLDLKLHDIPATVARAMERIAELGVAFATVHCGESPRMLEAAVAAGRGRVGVLGITVLTSVAGQDIAAAGFVKEFSADLSSLVLKRAAMAKAAGCTGVVCSGLEVRMIKNNLGKDFVAVTPGIRPDWDGMSKDDQQRVTTPAQAIQNGADYLVIGRPIRDAADPKEAALRIAREIETVLF is encoded by the coding sequence ATGAGACAAGCTAAAGACCATATCATTTTCCCGCTGGATGTCCCCTCGGTCGAGGCCGCCAAATACTACGTCGAGCTGCTTTCCGGCTCGGTGGGCCTGTTCAAGGTCGGCCTGGAGCTTTTTATCCGGTCCGGACCGGAAATCATCCATTTCATCAACGCCTCCGATGCCGCCGGTGTGTTTCTGGATTTAAAACTGCATGACATTCCGGCAACGGTTGCCCGCGCCATGGAGCGCATTGCGGAATTGGGGGTGGCCTTTGCCACGGTTCATTGCGGAGAAAGCCCGCGGATGCTGGAGGCGGCGGTTGCGGCCGGCCGCGGGCGGGTCGGCGTTTTAGGGATTACGGTGCTGACCAGTGTTGCGGGCCAGGACATTGCTGCGGCCGGATTTGTCAAAGAATTTTCCGCCGACCTGTCCAGCCTGGTGCTAAAGCGGGCTGCCATGGCCAAGGCTGCCGGCTGCACCGGCGTTGTCTGCTCCGGGCTGGAAGTCAGGATGATCAAAAACAACCTGGGAAAAGATTTTGTTGCGGTCACGCCGGGAATACGGCCCGATTGGGACGGTATGTCCAAAGACGACCAGCAGCGCGTGACAACCCCGGCCCAGGCCATTCAAAACGGCGCCGATTATCTGGTGATCGGACGTCCCATCCGGGACGCCGCCGACCCCAAAGAGGCCGCCCTTCGCATCGCCCGGGAGATCGAGACGGTTCTTTTTTAA
- a CDS encoding L-seryl-tRNA(Sec) selenium transferase: MGVDQKQQALLRMLPGVDRVLELAKPDPFFENIPKSVLVRSVRAAVEDLRRAILDNSPDIDATNLTDALVLGKVKTSVKAAIRPNLRRLINATGVVVHTNLGRSLLPADAIENLVTIAGRYSNLEFDLLKGARGSRYSNVEDILCEVSGAESAMVVNNNAGAVLLSLNTIANGKTVIVSRGELIEIGGAFRIPDVMAKSGGILKEVGTTNRTHLKDYESAIENDTGLFLKVHTSNYSIVGFTAQVSLKELVDLGAKYQIPVMEDLGSGTFIDFSRYGLIKEPTVQESVAAGADVITFSGDKLLGGPQAGIIVGKQEILDNIKKNPLTRALRIDKLTLAALEITLRHYRDPDKAVDSIPTLRMLTLPFADIETKARQLKTLLEHIGDGRLQVQLLDMASTAGGGALPLLNLPSKGLGINVQGISPNALEKTLRENEPPIIGRIEEDTFMLDLRTVQDDELAIIKDVFEKLLKNH; encoded by the coding sequence ATGGGAGTAGACCAAAAACAGCAGGCCCTGCTTAGAATGCTTCCCGGCGTGGATCGCGTGCTGGAACTGGCCAAACCGGACCCTTTTTTCGAAAATATCCCCAAATCGGTCCTGGTGCGCTCGGTGCGCGCCGCGGTTGAAGATCTGCGCCGGGCGATTCTGGACAACAGCCCGGACATCGACGCCACCAACCTGACCGACGCCCTGGTCCTGGGAAAGGTCAAAACTAGCGTCAAAGCAGCCATCAGACCCAATCTGCGCCGGCTCATCAACGCCACCGGCGTGGTGGTGCATACCAACCTGGGCCGGTCGCTGCTCCCGGCCGATGCAATTGAAAATCTGGTGACCATCGCCGGCCGTTACTCGAACCTGGAGTTCGACCTGCTCAAAGGGGCCCGCGGCTCGCGCTACAGCAACGTTGAAGATATTTTGTGCGAAGTCAGCGGCGCTGAAAGCGCCATGGTGGTAAACAACAATGCCGGCGCCGTCCTGCTGAGTCTGAATACCATAGCAAATGGCAAAACGGTCATCGTGTCCAGGGGAGAACTGATCGAAATCGGCGGCGCCTTCAGAATTCCGGATGTCATGGCCAAAAGCGGCGGCATTTTAAAAGAGGTCGGCACCACCAACCGTACCCACCTTAAAGACTACGAAAGCGCCATTGAAAACGATACCGGCCTGTTTTTGAAGGTTCATACCAGCAATTACAGCATCGTCGGGTTTACGGCCCAAGTCTCTTTAAAGGAACTGGTGGACCTGGGCGCAAAATATCAGATTCCGGTGATGGAGGATCTCGGTTCGGGAACGTTTATCGATTTTTCCAGATACGGCCTGATAAAGGAGCCCACCGTGCAGGAGTCCGTAGCCGCAGGCGCCGACGTTATCACCTTCAGCGGCGACAAGCTTTTGGGCGGCCCCCAGGCCGGCATCATCGTCGGCAAGCAGGAGATCCTGGACAACATCAAAAAAAATCCCCTAACCCGCGCCCTGCGGATCGACAAACTGACCCTGGCCGCCCTGGAGATCACCCTGCGCCACTACAGAGACCCGGACAAGGCCGTCGATTCCATTCCGACCTTGCGCATGTTAACGCTGCCGTTTGCTGATATCGAAACCAAAGCCAGACAACTAAAGACCCTGCTGGAACATATCGGCGACGGGCGCCTGCAGGTTCAACTCCTCGACATGGCCTCAACGGCCGGCGGCGGCGCGCTTCCGCTGCTGAATCTTCCCAGCAAAGGCCTGGGCATCAACGTGCAGGGAATTTCCCCGAATGCCCTTGAAAAGACCTTGCGCGAAAACGAGCCGCCCATTATCGGCCGGATCGAAGAAGACACCTTCATGCTGGATTTAAGAACGGTCCAGGATGATGAACTTGCAATCATAAAGGATGTCTTCGAAAAGCTTTTAAAAAACCATTGA
- a CDS encoding tetratricopeptide repeat protein: MTPDQKSLFRSHSTSQEFLFCKADAKPADGPAEDAAPVELGKLTKAFPDILAGKAFRDQAMAGLDGSSKFVALAVRIDGSGQTDPAGRSKPAADARMAVAKTIDTVCKSANGIWGLLDGDIFGCFFPDNDESKALELVKSIKTYLAERGSRTVSIGIAVYPLIDFLKAQVLDNVRKALDHAAFFGPGSSALFDAVSLNISGDTFYQKKDIDGAIAEFKTALRLDPSNVNVHNSLGVCYGVLGDFKRAEAEFEETIRLDPAETMAIYNLGLVYLLTNNKKKALEYFLKAREQAEDVFEVAFQTGKLYLEMGKPEEGKRFLEKAVSLKPESGLAFRFLGECCAAMNLTAEAVSAYKTAIRQNPNDADSLSALGYLFDLQGENPEITTIFCQQSIDISPENSLFRYRLGSLYLKRNLLKEALEQFQKADELGHDAKKIIKKVRNLMQAV; the protein is encoded by the coding sequence ATGACCCCAGATCAGAAAAGCTTGTTCCGCAGTCATAGTACCAGCCAGGAGTTCTTGTTTTGCAAAGCCGATGCAAAGCCTGCCGACGGCCCGGCCGAGGACGCGGCACCGGTTGAATTGGGCAAACTGACAAAAGCGTTTCCGGATATTCTTGCCGGAAAAGCATTTCGCGATCAGGCCATGGCCGGACTGGACGGTTCCTCAAAGTTTGTGGCCCTGGCGGTTCGCATTGACGGTTCAGGTCAAACCGACCCTGCCGGCAGAAGCAAGCCGGCCGCCGATGCTCGCATGGCAGTCGCCAAAACCATCGACACTGTGTGTAAAAGCGCAAACGGAATTTGGGGGCTGCTTGACGGCGACATCTTTGGATGCTTTTTTCCTGATAACGACGAATCCAAGGCCCTGGAACTTGTCAAAAGCATCAAAACCTATCTGGCCGAACGCGGCAGCCGGACCGTCTCAATCGGAATCGCCGTATATCCCTTGATCGACTTTCTCAAGGCTCAGGTCTTAGACAACGTCCGCAAAGCCCTTGATCATGCGGCGTTCTTCGGTCCGGGCAGTTCGGCTTTATTCGATGCCGTCAGCTTAAACATCAGCGGCGATACGTTTTACCAGAAAAAAGACATTGACGGGGCCATCGCAGAATTCAAGACAGCCCTGCGACTGGACCCGTCCAATGTAAACGTCCACAACAGCCTGGGCGTATGTTACGGTGTTCTGGGTGATTTTAAAAGGGCCGAAGCAGAATTTGAAGAAACCATCCGCCTGGACCCCGCCGAGACCATGGCAATATACAACCTCGGCCTCGTATACCTGCTGACGAATAACAAGAAAAAAGCACTGGAATATTTTCTGAAAGCGCGGGAGCAGGCAGAGGATGTCTTCGAGGTTGCCTTTCAAACCGGAAAACTGTATCTGGAAATGGGAAAACCCGAAGAAGGCAAACGATTCCTTGAAAAAGCCGTCAGCCTCAAACCGGAATCAGGGCTCGCCTTTCGTTTTCTGGGTGAATGTTGCGCTGCCATGAATCTTACCGCTGAAGCGGTATCGGCCTACAAAACGGCCATCCGCCAAAATCCCAACGATGCCGATTCGCTCTCGGCCTTAGGATACCTGTTCGACCTTCAGGGTGAAAATCCTGAAATTACCACGATATTTTGCCAGCAAAGCATAGATATTTCACCTGAAAACAGCCTTTTCAGGTACAGGCTCGGCAGCCTTTATTTAAAGCGAAATTTGCTCAAAGAAGCCCTGGAACAGTTTCAAAAGGCAGATGAGTTGGGGCATGACGCCAAAAAAATCATCAAAAAAGTTCGAAACCTGATGCAGGCAGTATAA
- a CDS encoding D-sedoheptulose 7-phosphate isomerase → MKEIILNVLRESLEVKEKFIKDNIDLIQKAADRLATCIASGHKVLLFGNGGSAADAQHIAAEFVNRFQIERPPLAAIALTTDTSIITSIANDYHFDQIFSKQVRALGQKDDVAIGISTSGGSRNVLEAVHAAQDIGMFTIGLTGRGGKLAECADLVFRVPSDTTARIQEAHITLGHLLCDLLERILFPELL, encoded by the coding sequence ATGAAAGAAATTATCTTGAACGTGCTTCGGGAAAGCCTCGAAGTCAAAGAAAAATTCATAAAAGACAATATCGACCTTATCCAAAAAGCGGCCGACAGGCTGGCGACTTGCATCGCCTCCGGGCACAAGGTTCTGCTTTTCGGCAACGGCGGCAGTGCCGCAGATGCCCAGCACATTGCCGCGGAATTTGTTAACCGGTTCCAGATTGAACGGCCGCCGCTGGCGGCGATCGCCTTGACCACCGACACATCGATCATCACCAGCATCGCCAATGACTATCATTTTGATCAAATTTTCTCAAAACAGGTCAGAGCCCTGGGTCAAAAGGACGATGTCGCCATCGGCATCAGTACCAGCGGCGGTTCCCGCAACGTCCTCGAGGCCGTCCATGCCGCCCAGGATATCGGCATGTTCACCATCGGCCTGACGGGCCGCGGCGGCAAGCTGGCCGAATGTGCCGATCTGGTATTCAGGGTGCCATCAGACACAACCGCCAGGATTCAGGAAGCGCACATCACCCTGGGGCATCTGTTGTGCGATCTTCTGGAACGGATACTGTTTCCCGAATTATTATGA
- a CDS encoding zinc ribbon domain-containing protein, producing MPIYEYRCGKCDKVFEYLVLSSSEVPNCPACQSKKVNKLMSAPTFFSKGSSGMTERSSAGASSCSGCAATSCTSCSH from the coding sequence ATGCCGATTTATGAGTATCGATGTGGTAAATGTGACAAAGTATTTGAGTATCTGGTCTTGAGCAGCAGTGAAGTTCCGAATTGCCCTGCTTGTCAAAGCAAAAAGGTCAATAAATTGATGTCTGCACCCACTTTTTTCAGTAAAGGGAGCAGTGGTATGACCGAAAGGTCTTCTGCCGGCGCATCGTCCTGCAGCGGATGTGCAGCCACCAGCTGTACGAGTTGTAGCCACTGA
- the hemC gene encoding hydroxymethylbilane synthase: MDQTVYIGTRGSKLALWQANWVKSALEAKHPLLTAELVIIKTKGDKILDVPLAKVGGKGLFVKEIEDALLDGRIDLAVHSMKDMPAEIPAGLCIGAIPEREAPQDVLISKNGLPLAKLGSGACIGTSSLRRAAQLLHARPDLVIKPLRGNLDTRLKKLETENFDAVVLAAAGVKRLGLENRITQYLDETVMLPAVGQGALCVEIRQNDPAVESIVSALEHPRTRAVVMGERAFLNRLEGGCQVPVAAHGKIENTRFTLCGLVASLDGTTVIKDTLSGSLDASETIGIKLAERLISKGAQEIIATLKVVSNQ; encoded by the coding sequence ATGGATCAAACCGTTTACATCGGAACCAGGGGAAGCAAGCTGGCGCTCTGGCAGGCCAACTGGGTCAAGTCGGCGCTTGAGGCCAAGCACCCTTTGCTAACGGCCGAACTGGTTATCATCAAGACCAAAGGCGATAAGATTCTCGACGTACCCCTTGCCAAGGTCGGCGGCAAAGGGCTTTTTGTCAAAGAGATCGAGGATGCGCTCTTAGACGGCCGCATCGATCTGGCGGTCCACAGCATGAAGGACATGCCGGCCGAAATACCCGCAGGGTTGTGTATCGGCGCAATTCCCGAGCGCGAAGCCCCGCAGGATGTTCTGATTTCCAAAAACGGTCTGCCATTGGCTAAACTTGGTTCCGGAGCCTGTATCGGTACCAGCAGTCTCCGCCGGGCAGCCCAGCTTCTGCATGCAAGGCCGGATCTGGTGATAAAACCTTTGAGGGGCAACCTCGACACACGTCTTAAAAAACTCGAAACGGAAAATTTCGACGCCGTGGTGCTGGCGGCGGCCGGGGTCAAGCGCCTGGGTCTTGAAAACAGAATAACCCAATACCTGGACGAAACCGTCATGCTTCCGGCCGTGGGCCAGGGCGCCCTCTGTGTTGAAATCAGACAAAACGACCCGGCCGTTGAATCGATCGTCAGCGCGCTTGAACACCCCCGGACAAGGGCCGTGGTTATGGGCGAACGCGCCTTTTTAAACCGCCTCGAAGGCGGCTGCCAGGTTCCCGTGGCTGCCCACGGCAAGATTGAAAACACCAGGTTCACCCTTTGCGGGCTGGTGGCGTCCCTTGACGGAACAACCGTCATTAAAGACACGCTTTCAGGATCTTTAGATGCATCCGAAACCATCGGCATAAAACTTGCCGAGCGCCTGATTTCAAAGGGTGCCCAAGAAATCATAGCAACCCTTAAAGTCGTATCGAATCAATAA
- the cobA gene encoding uroporphyrinogen-III C-methyltransferase: MKGKVYLVGAGPGDPGLITVKGLECIQKADVLIYDFLASPLLLKHAPEHAEVIYVGKKGGDHTLSQDKINALIVTKARQGALVTRLKGGDPFIFGRGGEEAEELIKAQVPFEIVPGVTSAIAAPAYAGIPLTHRKYTSTLAFVTGHEDPTKEESNIDWAALARGIGTVVFLMGVKNLAHIARQLIDHGRRPDTPVALIRWGTTPRQVTVTGTLATIVEQVAAAGLKAPAIIVVGDVVKLRESMKWFEKRPLLGKTVVVTRSREQASELVNRLSELGAECLEFPTIKVVPPQDAEPLERAIERLSSYDWLVFTSVNGVNFFFERLFAKNKDVRALHNMRTAVIGPATGARLLAFGLTSDIVPESYRAESVVEAFAAEDIKGKKILLPRAKEARPVLPVELTKMGAVVDEVTAYETQTAGDHADHLLSRLKAGTIDLLTFTSSSTVKNFQALLSPGSSKLLMKDITVAAIGPITAETAKKLGFKVDIIAESYTIPGLCEAIRKYYQQ; this comes from the coding sequence ATGAAGGGAAAAGTCTATCTGGTGGGAGCCGGACCCGGCGATCCGGGATTGATTACCGTAAAAGGGCTGGAGTGTATTCAAAAAGCCGACGTTTTAATATACGACTTTCTGGCATCACCGCTCCTGCTGAAACACGCACCGGAGCATGCCGAGGTGATCTATGTCGGTAAAAAAGGGGGAGATCATACCCTCTCCCAGGATAAAATCAACGCCCTGATCGTGACAAAAGCCCGACAGGGAGCATTGGTAACCCGTCTCAAGGGCGGCGACCCGTTTATCTTCGGCCGCGGTGGGGAAGAAGCCGAAGAACTGATCAAGGCCCAAGTTCCCTTTGAAATCGTACCCGGTGTCACCTCGGCCATTGCCGCCCCGGCCTATGCCGGCATCCCCCTGACCCACCGAAAATATACCTCCACGCTCGCCTTTGTGACCGGCCACGAAGACCCGACCAAGGAAGAATCGAATATCGACTGGGCCGCCCTTGCCAGAGGGATCGGAACCGTCGTTTTTTTGATGGGAGTTAAAAACCTGGCGCATATCGCCCGTCAGCTCATTGACCACGGCCGGCGGCCCGATACGCCTGTGGCCCTGATTCGCTGGGGAACAACCCCCCGGCAAGTTACGGTTACCGGAACACTCGCTACCATTGTCGAGCAAGTGGCCGCAGCCGGTCTTAAGGCGCCTGCCATCATTGTTGTGGGCGATGTCGTCAAACTGCGAGAAAGCATGAAGTGGTTTGAAAAGCGCCCCTTGCTGGGAAAAACGGTGGTGGTAACCCGGTCGCGGGAACAGGCCAGCGAACTGGTGAACCGGCTGTCCGAATTAGGTGCCGAGTGTCTGGAGTTCCCGACGATTAAAGTGGTTCCGCCGCAAGACGCCGAACCCCTGGAAAGGGCCATTGAAAGGCTTTCATCGTACGACTGGCTGGTCTTTACCAGTGTCAACGGAGTCAACTTCTTTTTTGAGCGTCTCTTTGCCAAAAATAAAGACGTGCGCGCCCTGCACAACATGCGAACAGCGGTCATCGGTCCGGCAACCGGCGCCAGACTCTTAGCTTTCGGGCTGACCAGCGATATCGTCCCTGAAAGCTATCGCGCCGAGTCCGTCGTCGAGGCCTTTGCCGCTGAAGACATCAAAGGGAAAAAGATCCTGCTGCCGCGGGCAAAGGAAGCCAGACCGGTTCTGCCGGTAGAATTGACAAAGATGGGAGCTGTCGTCGACGAGGTCACGGCCTATGAGACGCAAACGGCCGGCGACCATGCCGATCACCTCTTATCCCGGCTTAAAGCAGGCACCATCGATCTTTTAACCTTTACAAGTTCATCGACCGTCAAAAATTTCCAGGCCCTCCTGTCCCCCGGATCGTCGAAACTTTTGATGAAAGACATCACCGTTGCCGCCATAGGACCCATCACCGCCGAAACCGCAAAGAAGCTGGGTTTCAAGGTCGACATCATTGCCGAATCGTATACCATCCCGGGGTTATGTGAAGCCATCCGGAAGTATTATCAGCAGTAA
- a CDS encoding M20/M25/M40 family metallo-hydrolase encodes MDHYLDKLPDFVEAIKAIRETVITNIVLIGQVPSPTFKEKRRTQLFMERLAEFQVDECTTDGYRNPIGIIRGASETKAPIFVVANLDTVFPKDIDHYYTIKENTITGAGILDNSLAAGVLVSLPEIFRKLNLRFESDIVLAGVIQSIGKGNLRGIRHLLKTWNTPIRGAVCIESAELGRLSYYSDGMIRCEVECHIATTNGWEHKFKPNAILIIHEVINQIQKLRLPQKPRARVIFGKTFGGIKHGLIAYDAMLGFEIQSDSDEMVKSIFSDIKDIVDGISHEYEVDLKLKTISSLTASRLKFNHPLVKTTVAVMKKLGIEPISEPCESELSIFLANNIPAVTLGITHGENLHQIDATVEIEPIYKGIAQIIGVIMAIDSGVCDEKQLA; translated from the coding sequence ATGGACCATTATCTCGATAAATTACCCGACTTTGTCGAAGCCATTAAAGCCATCAGGGAAACCGTCATTACCAACATTGTATTGATCGGCCAGGTACCTTCGCCGACATTCAAGGAAAAAAGACGCACCCAGTTGTTCATGGAAAGACTGGCCGAATTTCAGGTCGACGAATGCACCACCGACGGCTATCGCAATCCCATCGGAATCATCAGGGGAGCTTCGGAAACAAAGGCGCCGATTTTCGTCGTTGCCAACCTTGATACCGTCTTTCCAAAAGACATTGATCACTATTATACCATAAAAGAAAACACCATTACCGGTGCCGGCATCCTGGATAACTCCCTTGCCGCCGGTGTCCTGGTCTCATTGCCGGAAATATTCAGAAAATTAAACCTGCGTTTCGAATCGGACATTGTCCTGGCAGGTGTTATTCAATCCATCGGCAAGGGAAATTTGAGAGGCATCCGTCATCTTTTAAAAACCTGGAACACGCCGATCAGAGGTGCTGTCTGCATCGAAAGTGCCGAACTCGGCCGGCTCAGCTATTACTCCGACGGCATGATCCGATGTGAAGTGGAGTGCCACATTGCCACAACCAACGGGTGGGAGCACAAATTCAAACCGAACGCCATCCTGATCATCCATGAAGTGATCAATCAGATCCAGAAACTGCGTTTGCCTCAAAAACCGCGCGCGCGGGTCATCTTCGGCAAAACTTTCGGTGGTATCAAGCACGGCCTCATCGCCTACGATGCCATGCTGGGTTTTGAAATCCAAAGCGACTCCGACGAAATGGTAAAATCGATTTTCAGCGACATTAAAGATATCGTCGACGGTATCAGCCACGAATATGAGGTCGACCTGAAGCTGAAAACCATCAGCAGCCTCACCGCCTCCCGGTTAAAATTCAACCATCCTTTAGTAAAAACGACCGTAGCGGTAATGAAAAAGCTGGGGATAGAACCGATCAGCGAGCCCTGCGAATCAGAACTTTCCATCTTTCTTGCCAACAATATACCGGCAGTTACCCTCGGAATCACTCACGGCGAAAACCTGCACCAAATCGATGCCACCGTGGAAATCGAACCCATTTACAAGGGCATCGCCCAGATCATCGGCGTAATTATGGCCATTGACAGCGGGGTATGCGATGAAAAGCAACTGGCTTGA
- a CDS encoding glucosyl-3-phosphoglycerate synthase codes for MKSNWLEKNTFHYSAFKDLRRLVDEKQKKNLKISLCLPTLNEEKTIAKEILIMKSELMTRYPLLDEIVVVDSGSTDKTREIARVFGADVYEAADILPHLEQFKGKGENLWKALYITKGDIIVYLDADIKNIHPRFAYALIGPLLFYDNIKYVKAFYDRPIAVGKIKIRPTGGGRVTELVIRPLFSLYFPELTQILQPLSGEYAGFREVFEAIPFPIGYGIETSMILDIYEKWGLDVFAQVDLDRRIHRNQDTRALGKMAFVIMMTFINRQKKLGLIDLKNDLYREMIQYSLVQNKIKPDIFQIQGHERPPIIEIPEYRDKFNKKQ; via the coding sequence ATGAAAAGCAACTGGCTTGAAAAAAATACTTTTCATTATTCCGCCTTTAAGGATCTGCGGCGTCTGGTGGATGAAAAACAAAAGAAAAATCTTAAAATATCTTTGTGTCTGCCGACGTTGAATGAAGAAAAAACCATCGCCAAAGAAATTCTGATCATGAAGTCCGAGCTGATGACCCGCTACCCGCTGCTGGATGAAATTGTGGTGGTAGATTCCGGATCCACCGATAAAACCAGAGAAATTGCCAGGGTATTCGGCGCCGACGTGTATGAAGCCGCCGATATCCTCCCTCATCTTGAGCAGTTCAAAGGCAAAGGTGAAAATCTCTGGAAAGCGCTTTACATCACGAAAGGCGACATCATTGTATATCTTGATGCCGATATCAAAAATATTCATCCCCGGTTTGCCTATGCCCTGATCGGTCCTTTGCTCTTTTACGATAACATTAAATACGTCAAGGCCTTTTACGACCGGCCGATTGCCGTCGGTAAAATCAAAATCAGGCCTACCGGCGGCGGACGAGTCACGGAGCTTGTCATCAGGCCCTTGTTCTCTTTATATTTTCCGGAGCTCACCCAGATTCTCCAGCCCCTTTCCGGTGAATATGCCGGATTTCGCGAGGTATTTGAAGCGATACCGTTTCCGATCGGATACGGCATTGAAACCAGCATGATTCTGGATATTTATGAAAAATGGGGGCTTGATGTTTTCGCACAGGTCGATCTGGACAGGCGCATTCATAGAAACCAGGATACCAGGGCTTTAGGGAAAATGGCATTTGTGATAATGATGACGTTTATCAACCGCCAGAAAAAGCTCGGACTGATCGATTTGAAAAACGATCTTTACCGCGAAATGATCCAATACAGCCTGGTCCAGAACAAAATTAAGCCCGATATTTTTCAAATTCAAGGACATGAAAGGCCGCCGATCATAGAAATTCCCGAATACCGGGATAAGTTCAATAAAAAACAGTAA